In Ferribacterium limneticum, a genomic segment contains:
- the ureC gene encoding urease subunit alpha codes for MSTKITRQAYAEMFGPTTGDRLRLADTELIIEVEKDHTIYGEEVKFGGGKVIRDGMGQGQRVSAETVDTVITNALIVDAVTGIVKADIGLKDGRIAAIGKAGNPDIQPGVTIVIGPGTEVIAGEGMIVTAGGIDSHIHFICPQQIDEALYSGVTTMIGGGTGPATGTFATTCTPGPWHIHRMLEAADAFPMNLGFLGKGNASLPEALREQVEAGAMGLKLHEDWGTTPAAIDCCLTVADEMDVQVAIHSDTLNESGFVEATLGAFKGRTIHTFHTEGAGGGHAPDIIKAAGLPNVLPSSTNPTMPYTVNTIDEHLDMLMVCHHLDPSIAEDIAFAESRIRRETIAAEDILHDLGAFSMMSSDSQAMGRVGEVIIRTWQAAHKMKLQRGALPEDNARNDNFRVKRYIAKYTINPALTHGIAHTVGSIEVGKLADLVLWKPAFFGVKPSLILKGGMIAAAAMGDPNASIPTPQPVHYRPMFGSFGKALKTSVTFVSQAALKNPAVAALGLSKPLVAVSGTRALQKSDMVHNGATPEITVDPETYVVMADGVHLFCEPATELPLAQRYFLF; via the coding sequence ATGAGCACAAAGATTACCCGTCAGGCTTACGCCGAAATGTTCGGCCCGACGACCGGCGACCGCCTCCGTCTGGCTGACACCGAGCTGATCATCGAGGTCGAGAAGGACCACACGATCTACGGCGAGGAGGTCAAATTCGGCGGCGGCAAGGTCATCCGCGACGGCATGGGTCAGGGCCAGCGCGTCTCGGCGGAAACCGTCGATACCGTCATCACCAACGCCCTGATCGTCGACGCCGTAACCGGCATCGTCAAGGCTGACATCGGCTTGAAGGACGGCCGAATCGCCGCCATCGGCAAGGCCGGCAATCCGGACATCCAGCCCGGTGTCACGATAGTCATCGGCCCCGGCACCGAGGTCATCGCCGGCGAAGGCATGATCGTCACGGCCGGCGGCATCGACAGCCACATCCATTTCATCTGCCCGCAGCAGATCGACGAAGCGCTCTACTCCGGCGTCACCACGATGATCGGCGGCGGTACCGGCCCCGCGACCGGCACCTTCGCCACCACCTGCACACCGGGCCCATGGCACATCCACCGTATGCTCGAAGCCGCCGATGCTTTCCCGATGAACCTCGGCTTCCTCGGCAAAGGCAACGCCAGCCTGCCGGAAGCCCTGCGCGAACAGGTCGAGGCCGGGGCGATGGGCCTCAAGCTGCACGAAGACTGGGGCACGACACCGGCCGCCATCGACTGCTGCCTGACGGTGGCCGACGAGATGGACGTCCAGGTCGCCATCCACTCCGACACGCTCAACGAATCGGGCTTCGTCGAAGCGACGCTGGGCGCCTTCAAGGGTCGCACCATCCACACCTTCCACACCGAAGGCGCCGGCGGCGGCCATGCGCCGGACATCATCAAGGCAGCCGGCCTGCCCAACGTCCTGCCCAGCTCGACCAACCCGACCATGCCGTACACGGTCAATACCATCGACGAGCATCTCGACATGCTGATGGTTTGCCACCACCTCGACCCGAGCATCGCCGAGGACATCGCTTTCGCCGAAAGCCGCATCCGCCGCGAAACCATTGCCGCCGAAGACATCCTGCACGACCTCGGCGCCTTCTCGATGATGTCGTCCGATTCGCAGGCCATGGGCCGCGTCGGCGAAGTCATCATCCGCACCTGGCAGGCGGCGCACAAGATGAAACTGCAGCGCGGCGCTTTGCCGGAGGACAACGCCCGCAACGACAATTTCCGCGTCAAGCGCTATATCGCCAAATACACCATCAACCCGGCGCTGACCCACGGCATCGCCCACACCGTCGGCTCCATCGAAGTCGGCAAGCTGGCCGACCTGGTGCTGTGGAAACCGGCCTTCTTCGGCGTCAAACCGTCGCTCATTTTGAAAGGCGGCATGATCGCCGCCGCCGCCATGGGCGACCCCAACGCCTCGATCCCGACGCCGCAGCCGGTGCATTACCGGCCGATGTTCGGCAGCTTCGGCAAGGCGCTGAAAACCTCGGTGACTTTTGTTTCGCAGGCGGCTTTGAAGAATCCGGCCGTCGCCGCGCTCGGCTTGAGCAAGCCGCTGGTCGCCGTCTCCGGCACGCGCGCGCTGCAGAAATCGGACATGGTGCACAACGGTGCGACGCCGGAAATTACCGTCGATCCGGAAACCTACGTGGTCATGGCGGACGGTGTGCATCTCTTCTGCGAGCCGGCGACCGAACTGCCGCTGGCGCAGCGCTACTTCCTGTTTTGA
- a CDS encoding urease subunit beta, translated as MIPGELLAEPGELELNAGRPTITLVVANTGDRPIQVGSHYHFYETNAGLSFDREAARGFRLDIAAGTAVRFEPGQTRTVQLVALAGDRKVYGFRGLIQGAL; from the coding sequence ATGATCCCCGGAGAACTCCTCGCCGAACCCGGCGAACTCGAACTCAACGCCGGCCGGCCGACGATCACGCTGGTTGTCGCCAACACCGGCGACCGGCCGATCCAAGTCGGCTCGCACTATCACTTCTACGAAACCAATGCCGGCCTGAGCTTTGATCGCGAAGCAGCCCGTGGCTTCCGCCTCGACATCGCTGCCGGGACCGCCGTCCGCTTCGAGCCGGGGCAGACGCGTACCGTGCAACTCGTGGCATTGGCCGGTGACCGGAAGGTTTACGGTTTCCGTGGCTTGATTCAGGGGGCGCTGTAA
- the ureA gene encoding urease subunit gamma has protein sequence MELTPREKDKLLIFTAGLLAERRQAKGLKLNYPEAVALITCAIMEGAREGRTVAELMHAGTQVLTRADVMDGIAELIPEIQVEATFPDGTKLVTVHNPII, from the coding sequence ATGGAACTGACACCCCGCGAAAAAGACAAGCTGCTGATCTTTACCGCCGGCCTGCTCGCCGAACGGCGCCAGGCCAAGGGCCTGAAGCTCAACTACCCGGAAGCCGTGGCGCTGATCACCTGCGCCATCATGGAAGGCGCCCGCGAAGGCAGGACCGTCGCCGAACTGATGCACGCCGGCACGCAGGTATTGACCCGCGCCGACGTGATGGACGGCATCGCCGAGCTGATCCCGGAAATCCAGGTCGAAGCGACTTTCCCGGACGGCACCAAGCTGGTCACCGTGCATAACCCCATCATTTGA
- a CDS encoding urease accessory protein UreD, translating to MTSRLPVSLPEHSPSWHAELHLGFARQGERTVLRENRHRGPLRVQKALYPEGDALCQAILLHPPSGIAGGDHLAISAELGAEAHAQLTTPGAGKWYRSGGAEASQCIAFSVGEGATLEWLPQETIVFDGARARMETRVSLAANSRYIGWDILCLGRAAAGERFEKGRFDLFFRVDRGNAPIWLERGGFDGNDAMLSSPAGWAGATVCGTLLCAFPELPQQAAALLEACRKVIPADGANHGLSALPGMLVARYLGDSSEAARLWFAELWAILRPACCGRPAVTPRIWNT from the coding sequence ATGACCTCGCGCCTTCCTGTGTCTCTGCCCGAGCATTCGCCGAGCTGGCATGCCGAGTTGCATCTTGGCTTCGCCCGCCAGGGCGAACGCACGGTGCTGCGCGAAAACCGGCATCGCGGGCCGTTGCGGGTGCAGAAGGCGCTGTATCCGGAGGGCGATGCGCTCTGTCAGGCCATCTTGCTGCACCCTCCATCCGGCATTGCAGGCGGCGACCATCTGGCTATTTCGGCCGAGCTTGGTGCCGAAGCGCATGCCCAACTGACGACGCCGGGGGCTGGCAAGTGGTACCGCAGCGGTGGTGCCGAGGCTTCGCAGTGCATCGCTTTTTCGGTGGGGGAGGGCGCCACGCTGGAATGGCTGCCGCAGGAAACCATCGTTTTCGACGGCGCCCGGGCGCGCATGGAAACCCGTGTTTCATTGGCCGCTAACAGCCGTTATATCGGCTGGGACATCCTTTGCCTCGGTCGTGCGGCGGCAGGCGAGCGTTTTGAGAAGGGGCGTTTTGACCTGTTTTTTCGGGTTGACCGTGGCAATGCGCCGATCTGGCTTGAGCGCGGCGGTTTCGATGGCAACGACGCCATGTTGAGCAGCCCGGCCGGCTGGGCTGGCGCCACGGTGTGCGGCACCTTGCTGTGCGCCTTTCCCGAATTGCCGCAGCAGGCGGCGGCCCTGCTCGAAGCCTGCCGCAAGGTCATCCCCGCCGATGGCGCCAATCACGGCCTGAGCGCCTTGCCCGGCATGCTCGTCGCCCGCTATCTCGGTGACAGCAGCGAGGCTGCCCGTTTGTGGTTCGCCGAGCTGTGGGCCATCCTGCGCCCGGCCTGTTGCGGTCGCCCGGCCGTTACCCCCCGAATCTGGAATACCTGA
- the urtE gene encoding urea ABC transporter ATP-binding subunit UrtE, which produces MLKVDTLNQAYGGSHILRGLSFEVKTGEVTTLLGRNGVGKTTLLKSLMGLVKTKSGSITFDGKDITHLPPHERVKAGIGFVPQGREIFPRLTVEENLLMGLATKPGSTPIPQRIFDMFPVLKQMMHRRGGDLSGGQQQQLAIGRALAMGPKLLILDEPTEGIQPSIIKDIERAIRMLAETGEMAILLVEQYYDFAESLADQYLLMERGEFIMRGRGETMPQDGVREALAV; this is translated from the coding sequence ATGTTGAAAGTCGATACCCTCAACCAGGCCTACGGCGGCAGCCACATCCTGCGCGGCCTCAGCTTCGAGGTCAAAACCGGCGAAGTCACCACCCTGCTCGGTCGCAACGGCGTCGGCAAAACCACGCTGCTCAAGTCGCTGATGGGCCTGGTCAAGACCAAATCCGGCTCGATCACCTTCGACGGCAAGGACATCACCCACCTGCCACCGCACGAGCGCGTCAAGGCCGGCATCGGCTTTGTCCCCCAAGGTCGCGAGATATTCCCGCGCCTGACCGTCGAAGAAAACCTGCTCATGGGCCTCGCCACAAAACCCGGTAGCACGCCCATCCCGCAACGCATCTTCGACATGTTCCCGGTCCTCAAGCAGATGATGCACCGCCGCGGCGGCGACCTTTCCGGCGGCCAGCAACAACAACTCGCCATCGGTCGCGCCCTCGCCATGGGCCCGAAACTGCTCATCCTCGACGAACCCACCGAGGGCATCCAGCCATCGATCATCAAGGACATCGAACGCGCCATCCGCATGCTGGCCGAAACCGGCGAAATGGCCATCCTGCTCGTCGAGCAGTACTACGATTTCGCCGAATCACTGGCCGACCAATACCTGCTCATGGAACGCGGTGAATTCATCATGCGCGGCCGGGGTGAAACGATGCCGCAGGACGGTGTGCGGGAGGCGTTGGCCGTGTGA
- the urtD gene encoding urea ABC transporter ATP-binding protein UrtD: protein MGHLVTGELDLSHGVALYLEDITVSFDGFKALNNLNLAINAGELRCIIGPNGAGKTTMMDVITGKTRPDSGKAFFGQSIDLTRLTEPEIAHVGIGRKFQKPTIFEQHTVFENLELAMKTDKRVWKSLMAWLAGDERDKIAETLRLIRLDGQADRQAGLLSHGQKQWLEIGMLLMQEPKLLLLDEPVAGMTDDETMRTAELFVSLAGKHSLVVVEHDMAFVEKLGGLVTVLHEGSVLAEGDLATVQNDQRVIEVYLGR from the coding sequence ATGGGCCACCTCGTCACTGGCGAGCTCGACCTGTCGCATGGCGTCGCGCTCTACCTCGAAGACATCACCGTCAGTTTCGACGGCTTCAAGGCGCTCAACAACCTGAACCTGGCGATCAATGCCGGCGAACTGCGCTGCATCATCGGCCCCAACGGCGCCGGAAAGACGACGATGATGGACGTCATCACCGGCAAGACGCGGCCTGATTCGGGCAAGGCCTTCTTCGGCCAGTCCATCGACCTGACCCGCCTGACCGAGCCCGAAATCGCTCACGTCGGCATCGGCCGCAAATTCCAGAAGCCGACCATCTTCGAGCAGCACACCGTCTTCGAAAACCTCGAACTGGCCATGAAGACCGACAAGCGCGTCTGGAAAAGCCTGATGGCCTGGCTGGCTGGCGACGAGCGCGACAAGATCGCCGAAACCCTGCGCCTGATTCGCCTTGATGGCCAAGCTGACCGCCAGGCCGGCCTGCTCTCACACGGCCAGAAACAGTGGCTGGAAATCGGCATGCTACTCATGCAGGAACCGAAGCTGCTGCTGCTCGACGAGCCGGTTGCCGGCATGACCGATGACGAAACCATGCGCACCGCGGAGCTGTTCGTCTCCCTGGCTGGCAAGCATTCGCTGGTCGTCGTCGAACACGACATGGCCTTCGTCGAAAAGCTCGGCGGCCTCGTCACCGTGCTGCACGAAGGCTCAGTGCTGGCCGAAGGCGATCTCGCCACGGTGCAGAACGACCAGCGCGTCATCGAGGTGTATCTCGGCCGCTGA
- the urtC gene encoding urea ABC transporter permease subunit UrtC, giving the protein MRKPLTLRILSSLDAKSWIALGIFLALALIVVPVLHLNFPEDSALHVSTYAITLIGKIMCYALVAVAMDLIWGYGGILSLGHGLFFALGGYAFGMYLMRQIGRDGSYGADLPDFMVFLDWKELPWFWVGSDSFGWVAFLVMAVPALVAFVFGYFAFRSRIKGVYFSIITQALTYAAMLLFFRNETGFGGNNGFTDFKRVLGYTITSSETRLVLFGLTAIMLAVTLVFAAWLVKSKFGRVLTAIRDAESRVMFIGYNPLWYKLTIWVISAVLCGIAGALYVPQVGIINPSEMSPANSIEIAIWVAVGGRGTLIGPIIGAFVVNLAKSWFTVSFPEYWLFFLGLLFIVVTLMLPQGLVGLWKKIMAKKGAETC; this is encoded by the coding sequence ATGCGTAAGCCCCTCACCCTCCGCATCCTGTCCTCCCTCGACGCTAAAAGCTGGATCGCCCTCGGCATCTTCCTCGCCCTCGCGCTAATCGTCGTCCCGGTCCTCCACCTCAACTTCCCCGAAGACAGCGCCCTGCACGTTTCGACCTACGCCATCACGCTGATCGGCAAGATCATGTGCTACGCGCTGGTCGCCGTAGCGATGGACCTGATCTGGGGCTACGGCGGCATCCTGTCGCTCGGCCATGGGCTGTTCTTCGCCCTCGGCGGCTACGCCTTCGGCATGTACCTGATGCGCCAGATCGGTCGCGACGGTTCCTACGGCGCCGACCTGCCCGATTTCATGGTCTTCCTCGACTGGAAGGAACTGCCCTGGTTCTGGGTCGGCAGCGACAGCTTCGGCTGGGTCGCCTTCCTGGTCATGGCCGTGCCGGCGCTGGTCGCTTTCGTCTTCGGCTACTTCGCCTTCCGCTCGCGGATCAAGGGCGTCTATTTCTCGATCATCACCCAGGCCCTGACCTACGCCGCGATGCTGCTTTTCTTCCGCAACGAGACCGGCTTCGGTGGTAACAACGGCTTCACCGACTTCAAGCGCGTGCTCGGGTACACGATCACCTCGTCGGAAACGCGGCTGGTGCTGTTCGGCCTGACCGCCATCATGCTCGCCGTGACACTGGTCTTCGCCGCCTGGCTGGTCAAGTCGAAGTTCGGCCGCGTGCTCACCGCCATCCGCGATGCCGAATCTCGCGTCATGTTCATCGGCTACAACCCGCTCTGGTACAAGCTGACCATCTGGGTCATCTCGGCCGTGCTCTGTGGCATTGCCGGAGCGCTCTACGTGCCGCAGGTCGGCATCATCAACCCGTCCGAAATGAGCCCGGCCAACTCGATTGAAATCGCCATCTGGGTCGCGGTCGGCGGGCGCGGCACGCTGATCGGGCCGATCATCGGCGCCTTCGTCGTCAATCTCGCCAAGAGCTGGTTCACGGTGAGCTTCCCCGAATACTGGCTGTTCTTCCTCGGCCTGCTCTTCATCGTCGTGACGCTGATGCTGCCGCAAGGCCTGGTCGGCCTGTGGAAGAAAATCATGGCGAAGAAAGGAGCGGAAACATGCTGA
- the urtB gene encoding urea ABC transporter permease subunit UrtB has protein sequence MKKTLITLLLSLGSLSAQAALDPAQVRQLAAEDSTDKVAAIRQLTQMADPDAVRVLKAMAEDSLFLAGDKVVIIDGDKAFDGATGEAIKMPANPESPTVNNRIRGELASALAALKLFDADVSVRLASAQKLQSQVTPEMAPLLARALEKETDAQIKALLVLAHAQANLANTDPAARLAAVQALAETSSPTIKSVLLPLTEKAGEADDKVRYEAIAAVKAIDSRLAIAENVGRAFSGLSLGSILLLGALGLAITYGVMGIINMAHGELLMVGAYATYGMQTLFRAYFPEAIDWYLPAAIPVAFFAAALVGVVMERTVIRWLYGRTLETLLATWGLSLVLIQSARVLFGAQNVEVSNPSWMSGGIEVMPNLILPWNRIIIVGFAMFVLFLVWVLMNKTRLGMFVRAVTQNRPMAGCVGVPTSRIDTMAFALGAGIAGLGGVALSQISNVGPDMGQGYIVDSFMVVVVGGVGQLAGAVWAALGLGIFSKLLEGWAGAVIAKISILVCIIIFIQKRPQGIFALKGRFVE, from the coding sequence ATGAAAAAAACGCTAATAACACTATTGCTCAGCCTCGGCAGCCTGTCGGCGCAGGCCGCGCTCGACCCGGCGCAGGTGCGCCAGCTGGCCGCCGAGGATTCGACCGACAAGGTGGCGGCCATCCGCCAACTGACCCAGATGGCCGACCCGGACGCCGTGCGCGTCCTCAAGGCAATGGCGGAAGACAGCCTGTTCCTGGCCGGCGACAAGGTGGTGATCATCGATGGCGACAAGGCTTTCGATGGGGCGACCGGCGAAGCGATCAAGATGCCGGCCAACCCGGAGTCGCCGACCGTCAACAACCGAATTCGGGGTGAATTGGCCAGCGCGCTGGCCGCGCTAAAGTTGTTCGACGCTGATGTGAGCGTCCGCCTCGCTTCCGCCCAGAAACTGCAAAGCCAGGTCACGCCGGAAATGGCGCCGCTGCTGGCGCGGGCGCTGGAGAAAGAGACCGACGCGCAGATCAAGGCCCTGCTCGTCCTTGCCCACGCCCAGGCAAATCTCGCCAACACCGACCCCGCCGCCCGTCTCGCCGCCGTCCAGGCGCTGGCCGAAACCTCTTCGCCCACCATCAAGAGCGTCCTCCTGCCGCTCACCGAAAAGGCCGGCGAGGCCGATGACAAGGTGCGCTACGAAGCCATTGCCGCGGTGAAAGCCATCGACAGCCGGCTGGCGATCGCCGAGAACGTCGGCCGCGCCTTCTCCGGCCTGTCGCTGGGCAGCATCCTGCTGCTTGGCGCACTCGGGCTGGCCATCACCTACGGCGTCATGGGCATCATCAACATGGCGCACGGCGAGCTGTTGATGGTCGGCGCCTACGCCACCTACGGCATGCAGACGCTGTTCCGCGCCTACTTCCCGGAAGCCATCGACTGGTACCTGCCGGCCGCCATCCCGGTCGCCTTCTTCGCCGCCGCGCTGGTCGGCGTCGTCATGGAGCGCACGGTCATCCGCTGGCTCTATGGCCGCACGCTGGAAACCCTGCTCGCCACCTGGGGCCTGTCGCTGGTCCTGATCCAGTCGGCGCGCGTGCTGTTCGGCGCGCAGAACGTCGAAGTCTCGAACCCGAGCTGGATGTCGGGCGGCATCGAGGTCATGCCCAACCTGATTCTGCCGTGGAACCGCATCATCATCGTCGGCTTCGCCATGTTCGTGCTCTTCCTCGTCTGGGTGCTGATGAACAAGACGCGCCTCGGCATGTTCGTCCGCGCCGTGACACAGAACCGCCCGATGGCCGGCTGCGTCGGCGTGCCGACTTCGCGCATCGACACCATGGCCTTCGCGCTGGGCGCCGGCATCGCCGGGCTGGGCGGCGTCGCGCTCTCCCAAATCTCCAACGTCGGCCCGGACATGGGCCAGGGCTACATCGTCGATTCATTCATGGTCGTCGTCGTCGGCGGCGTCGGGCAACTCGCCGGCGCGGTCTGGGCGGCGCTCGGCCTGGGCATCTTCAGCAAACTGCTCGAAGGCTGGGCCGGGGCGGTCATCGCCAAGATCAGCATCCTCGTCTGCATCATCATCTTCATCCAGAAACGGCCGCAGGGCATCTTCGCCCTCAAGGGCCGTTTCGTCGAGTAA
- a CDS encoding DUF6156 family protein, translating to MTSSDLTIRYFTSYSGARLPLNLVGELAADDMRNRNTFYRGAFDAGGLLKRCEKMVYGEIEVCHDYHYHSDGRLAQAVIQNAGDDPETLDFPA from the coding sequence ATGACCTCCTCCGATCTGACGATCCGCTACTTCACGAGCTACAGCGGGGCTCGCCTGCCACTCAATCTGGTGGGCGAACTCGCCGCTGACGACATGCGCAACCGCAACACTTTCTACCGTGGGGCGTTTGACGCCGGCGGCTTGCTGAAACGCTGCGAGAAGATGGTTTATGGCGAGATCGAGGTTTGTCACGATTACCACTATCACTCGGACGGCAGGCTGGCCCAGGCCGTGATTCAGAACGCCGGAGACGATCCGGAAACGCTCGACTTTCCGGCCTGA
- a CDS encoding Nif11-like leader peptide family natural product precursor has protein sequence MSVAPIKAFSEKARANPELGAQLKACLKIKELRALSAAEGFEIEENSLYPPNEPQFTEDQLSERLVKALLRV, from the coding sequence ATGTCCGTTGCACCGATCAAGGCCTTTTCTGAAAAAGCCAGAGCCAATCCCGAACTGGGCGCCCAGTTGAAGGCCTGCCTGAAAATCAAGGAACTCCGTGCCCTGTCCGCCGCCGAGGGTTTCGAGATCGAAGAAAACTCCCTCTACCCGCCGAACGAACCGCAATTCACCGAAGACCAATTGTCGGAACGCCTGGTCAAGGCCCTGCTGCGCGTCTGA
- the urtA gene encoding urea ABC transporter substrate-binding protein — protein sequence MSNRRNFIKATVLSAALASIGMAAHAADTIKVGVLHSLSGTMAISETALKETVLMTIDEINKAGGVMGKKLEPVVVDPASNWPLFAEKARQLLTKDKVAVTFGCWTSVSRKSVLPVYKELNGLLFYPVQYEGEELEKNVFYTGAAPNQQAIPAVEYLMSKDGGEAKRFVLLGTDYVYPRTTNKILRAFLKSKGVADADIMEDYTPFGHSDYQTIIAKIKKFASEGKKTAVVSTINGDSNVPFYKELGNAGLKATDVPVVAFSVGEEELRGVDTKPLVGHLASWNYFMSLKNPENDKFVKMYRDWAKKAKLPNADKVVTNDPMEATYIGIHMWKQAVEKAKSTDTDKVIAAMAGQTFKAPSGIMSKMDEKNHHLHKSVFIGEVKADGQFNVVWKTPGPVKAQPWSPYIAGNDKKKDEPEMK from the coding sequence ATGAGCAATCGTCGCAACTTCATCAAGGCAACCGTACTTTCCGCCGCCCTGGCTTCCATTGGCATGGCCGCCCATGCCGCCGACACCATCAAGGTCGGCGTGCTGCACTCCCTGTCCGGCACCATGGCCATTTCCGAGACCGCGCTCAAGGAAACCGTGCTGATGACCATCGACGAAATCAACAAGGCTGGCGGCGTGATGGGCAAGAAGCTTGAGCCGGTCGTTGTCGACCCGGCTTCCAACTGGCCGCTGTTCGCCGAAAAGGCCCGTCAGCTGCTGACCAAGGATAAGGTTGCCGTGACCTTCGGCTGCTGGACCTCTGTTTCCCGCAAGTCGGTGTTGCCGGTTTACAAGGAACTGAACGGCCTGTTGTTCTACCCGGTTCAGTACGAGGGTGAAGAACTCGAAAAGAATGTCTTTTACACCGGCGCTGCGCCCAACCAGCAAGCCATTCCGGCCGTCGAATACCTGATGTCCAAGGATGGCGGCGAAGCCAAGCGCTTCGTGCTGCTCGGTACCGACTACGTCTATCCGCGCACCACCAACAAGATCCTGCGCGCCTTCCTGAAGTCCAAGGGCGTGGCTGACGCCGACATCATGGAAGACTACACGCCGTTCGGCCACAGCGATTACCAGACCATCATCGCCAAGATCAAGAAGTTCGCCTCCGAAGGCAAGAAGACCGCCGTCGTTTCCACCATCAACGGTGACTCCAACGTGCCGTTCTACAAGGAACTCGGCAACGCCGGCCTGAAGGCCACCGATGTGCCGGTCGTCGCCTTCTCGGTCGGCGAAGAAGAACTGCGCGGCGTCGATACCAAGCCGCTGGTCGGCCACCTGGCTTCGTGGAACTACTTCATGTCGCTCAAGAACCCGGAAAACGACAAGTTTGTGAAGATGTACCGCGACTGGGCCAAGAAGGCCAAGCTGCCGAACGCCGACAAGGTCGTGACGAACGACCCGATGGAAGCTACCTACATCGGTATCCACATGTGGAAGCAGGCCGTCGAGAAGGCCAAATCGACCGATACCGACAAGGTCATCGCCGCCATGGCCGGCCAGACTTTCAAGGCGCCGAGCGGCATCATGTCGAAGATGGACGAAAAGAACCACCACCTGCACAAGTCGGTATTCATCGGCGAAGTGAAGGCCGACGGCCAGTTCAATGTCGTCTGGAAAACCCCCGGCCCGGTCAAGGCCCAGCCGTGGAGCCCGTACATTGCCGGCAACGACAAGAAGAAGGACGAGCCGGAAATGAAGTAA
- a CDS encoding DUF4062 domain-containing protein — protein MGKLRVFISSTMKDLVNERIAIEQLLSSFNIEAVIAEDWLPGQGQIWDRIAKEIRSCDLFVLVVGERYGWIPDSGQKSETGYSVTHLEVIEAKALGLPMLAFFKTLSHETKLSRNDKKGIGALRDLVASWERGGIAGEFGNAFELARKVGESIINVLTDDFQQKRIRQRAELAGNSLLPLAPAGSSALPQLPPRLSHHVKTKKAVLFAGAGISLAAGLPSAAFFAQRLVQAMHAHYPDYQANPVSSAFSGVATDVEGLPEGRSGLLAAVASLVRPPQGVQPTTAHRNAVRVFDQIITTNYDGLFEEADLVSGQPRPIVSTEINDTRLPERVIVNLHGSVSQPESLVLNEREVLLLDRLRPNLWQAVRNLLTDKLVIVVGSSLRDPSIVRLFSEVGPEISGYFIVPEVFETTVIRLRAWNLECIRADAEGFLSALATS, from the coding sequence ATGGGCAAACTGCGGGTATTCATCAGTAGCACGATGAAGGATTTGGTCAATGAACGGATTGCCATCGAGCAATTGCTGAGCAGCTTTAATATCGAAGCGGTGATTGCAGAAGATTGGCTACCTGGACAAGGTCAAATTTGGGATCGCATCGCCAAGGAGATTCGATCATGCGATCTCTTCGTTCTGGTCGTTGGCGAACGTTACGGCTGGATACCGGATAGCGGCCAGAAGAGCGAAACGGGGTACTCCGTGACCCATCTCGAAGTGATCGAGGCCAAGGCACTCGGCTTGCCGATGCTCGCTTTCTTCAAAACCTTGTCGCATGAAACGAAACTAAGCCGGAACGACAAGAAGGGTATCGGAGCACTCCGCGACCTGGTGGCCAGTTGGGAGCGCGGCGGCATCGCTGGCGAGTTTGGTAATGCCTTCGAGTTGGCCCGCAAGGTCGGCGAATCGATCATCAATGTATTGACCGACGATTTTCAGCAAAAAAGAATCCGCCAGCGCGCGGAATTGGCCGGCAATTCGTTATTGCCCCTAGCGCCCGCTGGCTCATCGGCCTTGCCCCAGCTACCGCCACGCCTGAGTCATCATGTAAAGACAAAGAAAGCTGTGCTGTTTGCCGGCGCCGGGATTTCGTTGGCAGCCGGCCTGCCCTCGGCTGCTTTTTTTGCTCAACGACTAGTTCAGGCGATGCACGCGCACTATCCCGACTATCAGGCCAATCCTGTGAGCAGTGCATTCTCCGGCGTCGCAACGGATGTCGAGGGACTCCCAGAAGGGCGAAGCGGATTGCTTGCCGCGGTAGCCAGTTTGGTCCGCCCGCCGCAAGGGGTGCAGCCGACGACGGCGCACCGCAACGCCGTGCGCGTTTTTGATCAAATCATCACGACCAACTACGACGGGCTTTTCGAGGAAGCCGATCTGGTCAGCGGCCAGCCGCGCCCCATCGTATCAACGGAAATTAACGATACGAGGCTCCCCGAACGAGTTATCGTCAATCTGCACGGTTCTGTCAGTCAGCCGGAGTCGCTGGTACTCAACGAGCGCGAGGTGCTGCTGCTTGATCGGCTTCGTCCCAATTTGTGGCAGGCCGTCCGCAATCTGCTAACGGACAAGCTGGTGATTGTCGTCGGGTCGTCGCTGCGCGACCCGAGCATCGTGCGGTTGTTTTCCGAGGTTGGCCCAGAGATTTCAGGTTATTTCATCGTTCCGGAAGTTTTCGAGACGACGGTCATCCGGTTGCGGGCTTGGAATCTCGAGTGCATCCGGGCCGATGCCGAAGGATTTCTGAGTGCGCTCGCCACCTCGTAA